The Alistipes finegoldii DSM 17242 DNA segment GCCGTACCACTCGCCCAGAGGCTTGTCGCTGCACCAGTTCTCGCGGTGCGTCCAGCCGCCGCCTTCGGCCGCGTCGTAGAATGCCCGCAGCGCCGAGCGCTCCGGGTCAGGATCGTCCCACGCGGCCTGCACGACGGTCAGTTCGTCGAACAGGTCGGACGCCTTATCCTTGAACACGATAAGCCCCGTGCGTTCCCGTGCATCCGGATTGGCAGAGATCGTGAAGCGGTGTGTACGCTCTTCGAGCCCCGGTGCGGCCCGCGATTCGGGGAGCTCCTCGATCCACTCGCCGCCCTCTTTCACCGATACGGTGTAGTCTACGTTCGACTGCACCTCTACCGTGAGTGTCCGCTCTTCACTGCCGATTTCAAGCCGGTTGTCGCCCGCGATGATCGCGTTCTTCTTCGCCTGCGAGACCTCGATGCGCTCTTCGAGGGTTTCGCCACGCAGGATAAGTGTAAAGCACCGCCCGACATACTCCTCATTCGGGTCCACCTTCACCGTAACATTAATCTCCCCGCCCGCATCACCCGAAGGGGGAGCGATGTCGTACCAAGTAGCGGCATCGATGGCCGATTCAGGAGCGGTCTCCGAGGTAATACGCCACGGCTCATTGGTCGAGAAAATCAATACGGCGCTCCCGCCCTGCGCACCGAAAGGCGCGGCGGGTAGTGCCTGCGTGATGGTTAGAAAAGGTTTGTCGGGATCAGGTGGTACGGGTGGATTATCCACGTTGTCGCTTCTGCTGCATTGCGAAAAGAATAACACGGCAGAAATCCAGAGAAACGGATGCGTGAAACATGGGAAGGGACGTGTCATAACCGTTCATGTTTTAGAATGATCCAAGTTATCGACTTTTGCTCAATATAATAAAATATTTCCAAGAAATCTTCGAGGCTGTTTCTCAATTATTACTCGAACGCCCGAATTTTCTACTAATAAATCCATATAGGATAATTTTGCGAATAGCACAACGATTCGGGAAATCGGTCAATTTTCGTATATGCGCAGAAACGAATCGATTATGAAGACTTCGGACCGCAGGTCAGAATGGCTGTATCTCGGCAGGTATTGAATATAAAACACGCGCAAAAAGGACATTTAGTAGATTTTGTTCTGGATGGTCTGTAAAAAACGTCGCCCATAAAGGACGACGTATAGGATAAAGTGTATTCGGTTTTCTTGTTACTCTTTCAGGATTGCTGTGTGCGACATATCCCGGACGATTATACCCTCATCAAAAAGTTCATAGGCGGACTATTTTTCCTCTACTTGTTGTAAACTATAAATTTCTTTCTGCCTTTCAATCTCCTCGCGTAACTCTTCCTCTTTGGGCAGGTAGGTCAGGTATTTTGCAGCAAATAGTTGTGGATTCTCATGCAGCACCGAATACCGGGCGATGTCGCGGCTGGTTTCCGTACAGAGGATCAATCCGATGGTCGGATTATCGCCGTCCGTGCGTTTCAACTCATCGTACATGCGGACATACATATCCATTTGCCCGACATCCTGATGCGAAATCTGGGTGGTTTTCAGGTCGATCAGCAAAAAGCACTTTAAAATGTAATTGTAGAATACCAGGTCAATGAAATAATCCCCTGCATCGGTAGAGATATGCTGCTGCCGGGCGACGAAAGCATAGCCCTTACCCATCTCCATAATGAATTTCTGCAAATGCGTGAGGATTGCACTTTCAAGCCGGGATTCGGTAAAATCCATGTTGGACGCCAAGCCCAGAAACTCTGCAACCATCGGATTCTTGATGAACTCCAACTTGTCCTTTTCATACGCCGCCGTCAGGGATTTCATTTCCGATACGACCTTTTCCTTTTTCGGTGATTGGAGCAGACGATGATAGTATTGCGACGATATATTGCGATCAAGTGTACGGACGCTCCACATTTCTTGTGCAGCTTCATTCAAATACCAGATGCGGGCCGCATCGTCCGTAACCCGCAATAAGGTTCGAATATGCGACCATGTAAGATTTGGTACACGCGTGTGCCAAATCTCATCATGGGGAAAAGATAGATAGAATTGCCTGTAATTTCGCAAATTGCGAGCCGAGAAGCCTTTGCCGAATGCCGCGGACAGTTCTTCGGAAAGCACCTTCAATAACTGCGTTCCATATTCCGCACGGCTCTTGCCATGCTGCTCCTGCTCTACGATCCGCTTGCCGATATTCCAATAGGTCTCCAGCATCACGGCGTTGATGGCAGCATAGGTATTCAGACGGGCATCCTCGATCAGACGTTTAATGTCGTCGATAAACGTGCGCTCCAGTACGGGTTTCATAACGGGTTAATTAGATTGGAAAAAAGATAAAACAAAGGTAGAAAATAATATCCGAATTACCCTACATTTTCAGCTCCTCGAAGAATTCCTCGAAAGTCAGGCCGTAATAGTTGCAGAGTCTTTCGAGAGTGGTGACGGATATATTGTAACCGCCGACCTCGCTGGCCGTGTATCTCGTAGATTTTATTTTGGATGGTCTGAAGTTCCATTGTTCGGGGTGAGTAACGGGGTTCATTCTTATAAAGTTTGCAGGAAAAGACCGGAATCTTTTAAAAGCATCACATTTCTTTCAGGTGTTCTCTCATCTTCAAGCCGGAGAAGAGTCCGGGCGTGTCACTGGACTGTCGTAGGAATAATTTTTAAAGTACAATTTTATTTTTCTTGAAAAATTCAACTGCCTGCTCGAACTTCTCGACAGAAGCTTCAATATTATTTGCATAAGCTGCAAAATTTTTGCTATACTCTTTCATTGCATTTATTTGCTCTGCAATTACAAAAACTTTACCTGCGAGAAAATGCGTCTTTATAATTGCAGGGGTTCTTTTTACAACAGAGCTGTCAAATTGTTTTATCACTAATATAAGGTTATGTAACCGTGAAAATTGCGGATTTACTGATGGAATGGCGTTTAAAGCAACGGTAATAAGAT contains these protein-coding regions:
- a CDS encoding PDDEXK nuclease domain-containing protein, which produces MKPVLERTFIDDIKRLIEDARLNTYAAINAVMLETYWNIGKRIVEQEQHGKSRAEYGTQLLKVLSEELSAAFGKGFSARNLRNYRQFYLSFPHDEIWHTRVPNLTWSHIRTLLRVTDDAARIWYLNEAAQEMWSVRTLDRNISSQYYHRLLQSPKKEKVVSEMKSLTAAYEKDKLEFIKNPMVAEFLGLASNMDFTESRLESAILTHLQKFIMEMGKGYAFVARQQHISTDAGDYFIDLVFYNYILKCFLLIDLKTTQISHQDVGQMDMYVRMYDELKRTDGDNPTIGLILCTETSRDIARYSVLHENPQLFAAKYLTYLPKEEELREEIERQKEIYSLQQVEEK
- a CDS encoding transcriptional regulator, producing the protein MNPVTHPEQWNFRPSKIKSTRYTASEVGGYNISVTTLERLCNYYGLTFEEFFEELKM